In one Lolium rigidum isolate FL_2022 chromosome 3, APGP_CSIRO_Lrig_0.1, whole genome shotgun sequence genomic region, the following are encoded:
- the LOC124699906 gene encoding zinc finger MYM-type protein 1-like, producing the protein MRRAYLLKGPCRLIGHNFPRSKFGKDWRSFQEAWYKQYDWLEYSVEKQAAYCLYCFLFKPPNISGKFGYDAFTKKGFKNWKKGPEYFKVHVGKQNSAHNNARRHCEDFRNQKQSVSYAITCHDEKSHLEYEERLRAVVGIARFLVSQGLAFRGHGESDTSLNKGNFLEMVDWFAERFKDVANVMNDNAPGNHKLTSPKIQKQIVQACAEETMQVIMNELGSGNFALLVDESRDASVKEQMGVIVRFVNQKGEVLERLLGVEHVVDTKSASLKRSLDAMFDKHNLSMSRLRGQGYDGASNMRGELNGLKKLVLDVNPHAFYVYFVSFHVILVFLFH; encoded by the exons ATGAGAAGAGCATATTTGTTGAAAGGTCCATGCCGTTTGATTGGTCATAATTTTCCACGCTCAAAATTTGGTAAAGATTGGCGGTCATTTCAAGAAGCTTGGTATAAACAATATGATTGGTTAGAGTATAGTGTTGAAAAACAAGCTGCATATTGTTTGTACTGTTTTCTTTTCAAGCCTCCAAACATTAGTGGGAAATTTGGGTATGATGCATTCACGAAGAAGGGGTTTAAAAATTGGAAGAAAGGGCCAGAGTACTTCAAGGTTCATGTAGGTAAACAAAACAGCGCTCACAATAATGCTAGAAGGCATTGTGAAGATTTCAGAAATCAAAAGCAAAGTGTGTCATATGCAATCACTTGTCATGATGAGAAATCACATCTGGAATATGAAGAACGCTTGAGGGCTGTTGTAGGCATTGCAAGATTTCTTGTTTCACAGGGGCTAGCATTTCGTGGGCATGGCGAGTCCGACACTTCCTTGAATAAGGGTAATTTCCTTGAGATGGTGGACTGGTTTGCCGAAAGATTCAAGGATGTAGCCAATGTGATGAATGATAATGCTCCTGGCAATCATAAATTGACTTCTCCTAAAATTCAGAAACAAATAGTACAAGCATGTGCCGAAGAGACTATGCAAGTCATCATGAATGAGCTTGGGAGTGGTAATTTCGCTCTACTTGTTGATGAGTCTCGTGATGCATCGGTTAAAGAGCAAATGGGCGTGATTGTGAG ATTTGTGAACCAAAAAGGGGAGGTGTTGGAAAGGTTGCTTGGTGTTGAGCATGTTGTTGATACTAAATCCGCCTCTTTGAAAAGATCTTTGGATGCAATGTTTGATAAACATAATTTATCCATGTCTAGATTGAGAGGACAAGGATATGATGGTGCCTCAAATATGCGTGGTGAACTAAATGGGCTGAAAAAATTGGTGTTAGATGTGAACCCTCATGCTTTTTAT GTGTATTTTGTGTCTTTTCATGTTATTCTGGTatttttatttcattga